TCGTCGATGCGGTCCTTCGGCACCTGCGGGTTCCGCTCGAGCAACCCGATCATGGCCTTGACCACCAGGTCGTCGGCGCGGGTCCGCCAGTACATGCCCTTCTCACCCGCTCGTCCGAACGGGGTGCGGACCCCGTCCACGAAATGGACTTCGGCTCTCTCGACCACTGACGCCTCCTCGCATCGCTTTCCCCCACCCTAGGGAGAGGCCGGTGGGGAGCCGAATCCGTTGACTGTTCCTACGAGGCCCCGTCGTCGGTCGCGTCGTCGGCTTGGTCCGCATCCACAAAGGCCGCGGCCACGGGAGCGGCGGTCGCCTCGATCTGCCAGGGACGCGCGCCCCAGGACGCGAGCGCCTCGGCGACGGCCTCCGGCGCGAGGTCGGCGGGCGGCGTCCAGGCGACACGGCGCAGGACCTCGGGCGTGAGCAGGTTCTCCTGCGGGACGGACATCGAGGACGCGACCTCCTGCACGGCCACGCGGGCGCGCTTGAGGCGGCGGTCGGCCGCCGGGTCCTTGTCGGCCCAGGCCTTGGGCGGCGGCATGGTCTCGCCCGTGCCGCGCAGCTGCGGGAACTCGGTCGCGGCGAGCCCGCGCTCGACGGCGGCCCACCAGCGGTCGATCTCGCTGCGGCTCGCGCGGCCCGAGAACTCCCGGACGGCGGCGAGGTCGCGCTTGGACTGCGGGAGGACGCGCGCGACGGCGACGAGCGAGCCGTCCGGCACGAGCCGGCCGGGGCTGGTGTCGACCTCGCGGGCGTAGGCGTCGCGCGCCTCCCACAGCTCCTTGGCGACGGCGAGGTTGCGACCCCCGCGCACGCCGTGCAGGCCGCTCAGGCGACGCCACGGCTCGACCCGCGCGGGCTTCGCCTCCTTGGCGATCGTCGCCTGGAACTCCTGCTCGGCGATGCCCGACTTGCCCTGCTCCTCGAGCCGGCGCGCGATCTCGTCGCGCACGTCGACGAGCAGCTCCACGTCGAGCGCGGCGTAGACGAGCCAGGCGCGGGGGAGGGGGCGGGTCGACCAGTCGGCCGCGGAGTGCTCCTTGGCCAGGTGGATCCCGAGCAGCTCCTCCACCACGGTGCCGAGCCCCACGCGCGGGAGACCCAGCAGGCGGGAGGCGAGCTCGGTGTCGAAGATGCGCTGCGGGTCGAGGCCGACCTCGCGCAGGCACGCGAGGTCCTGGCTGGCGGCGTGCAGCACCCACTCGACGTCGCGGATCACGTCGTCGAGCTCGGAGAAGTCGCCCACCGCCGGCGGGTCGAAGAGGAAGGTGCCGGCGCCGCGGCGGAAGACCTGGATGAGGTAGGCGCGCTGGCTGTAGCGGAAGCCGGACGCGCGCTCGGCGTCGACGGCGACGGGACCGGTGCCCCCCGCGATCGCCTCGACGGCGCGCAGGTACTCCTCGCGGGTGTCGATGACCGTGAGGTCGCCGGTGGCGGCCGCCTCGCGGAGGGGCGCGCGCGGGGGCGCGGCGGCGTCCGATGACGCGGCGGCGGCCTGCTCCTCCCGCGGGGTCGCCGCGGCGGGCGCGGTGGACGCGCGGCGCGCGGACCGCGGGGCGCGCGGGCTGTCGACCGTCGGATCCGCGGCCGGGGCGCCGTCCGCCGGCGCCGGCGCCGGCTGGACATCCTCGACCGGCTCGCGCCGCGTGCGGGTGCGGGTGCGGGACCGCGCGGCGACCGCGTCGGTGGCGGTGGAACCGGGGACGTCCGAGAAGAGCGACGCGCCCATGGCCGGGCGGCCGAGCGGGACGGCGGGCGGGGCCGCGGCAGGGGAGTCGCGGACGGGTGCCGCGGACTCGGGGTCGGGGATGTCGGACGGGGCGTTCACGTCCGGGTGCGTCGCGCTGATAGCAGTGTCACTCCTTCGCCCGCGGGAGGCAGCCCGGCGAGCATGCACAGTAGTTCCCCCCAGCCTTCCACATGGGCGGTCACGTCCGCGTCCGCGGGGGTCCACGAGGCGCGCAGCTCGATCTTCGCGCCGCTGCCCTGGCGGGCGAGCTCGCCGTAGCCGGTGCTGATTATCCGGGTCGCGGTGCCCGAGGGCGCCGAGTAGCGGGCGCCGCGCGAGGCGAGGCCGTCGACGAGCCACGACCAGGCCACGTCGGCGAGGAACGGATCCGTGCCCATGTCGGTCTCGAGCGGGGCCTGCGCGAAGCAGACGATGCGGAAGGAACCGCCCCAGGCGTCCGGCTCCTCGGGGTCGTGGAGGAGGATGAAGCGGCCCGTGCCGAGCTCCGAGTCGGACGCGTGGCCGGACGGCGAGACGTCGGCGGCGAGGGCGACCGCGTAGGGCGCGAGGCCGCTCGACGGCGAGGGGATCTCCGTCAGCACGAGCTCCGACCGCGTCGTCGCGCGTCGCAGCGCGTCCAACGCCGCGCGGAACTCGGGCGGATCCTCGGGACTGTCACGGGTCTCTACCACGTGTGCAGACTAGGGTCCGGCGCGCCGCGTCCCGGGAGCCACGCCGGGACGCATCCGGCCGACGGACGCGCGCGACGACGCGGCGGACGGCCCGCTGACCGGGGGATCAGGCCCGGCGGACCGCCCAGCGCGCGTACGTGCGGTGGTCGTCGTCGACGAGCAGCTGCTCGAGCGACATGGCCGCGTGCACGCCGGACCCGGCGGGGACGAGGGGCGTGAGCGGCGTCACCAGCTCCGGCGACGTGGTGAGGCAGAGCTCGTCGACGCGCCCCGCCGCGAGCAGCGACGCCGCGAGCGCGGGCCCGCCCTCGCAGACCACGTGCGCGAGACCGCGACCGGCCAGGGCCGCGATCACGTCGTCGCCGCCGAGCCGTCCGTCGGCCGCGGCGCCCAGGGGGACCGGCACGATCTCGGCGGGCACGCCCCCGAGCGTCGCGACGGCCCGGTCGCGCGCCTCCGGCGGGCACAGCACGAGGAGTCGGCCGTCCGCGGCGTCGGGATCGAAGCGGTGGCCGTCGAGGTCGCCGGTGGAGGTGGCGACGGCCAGCGGCGTGCGGCGGGGCAGCACGTAGCGCTCGGCGCGCACCGTGCCGGCGCCCACGAGCACGACGTCGGCCAGCTCGCGGATCACCCCGAGGATCCGTCGGTCGACGGCGCTGCTCAGGCTGTCCGACGAGCCGTCGGCACCGGTGACGCTGCCGTCGACCGACGCCACGAAGTTCAGGCGCACATGCGTGGCGGATGCCGGCCGGTACAGGTCCTCGAGCCAGTCGCGCGTGCGGTCGTCGTCCAAGGCCCGGGAGGCTTCGGGCTCGCCGACCCCGGCCACGGGGAGGATCCGCGTGATCCTCACCCCGCGAGCCGCTCGCGCACCTGGCGCTTGACCCGGCCGAGCATCGCCGTCATCCCGCGCATGCGCAGCGGCGAGACGGCGGCGTCGAGGCCGATGGTGGAGGGGTAGTCGTCGGGCACGGCCAGCACCTCGTCCGCCGGCAGCCCGTCGAGCCCCTGCGCGAGGATCGACGCGAAGCCGCGGCTGGTCGGCGCCTCGGCGGGCGCCTGCGCGTGCACGTGCACGTCGCCGTCGACGACCTCGACGAACATGAACACCGGCGACTGGCACTCCTCCACGCGCTCGAGGAGGTCCGGGTGCTCGGCGTAGCGCGGGGGCAGCTCGGGCAGCTCGTTGCTGAAGTCGAGCAGGAGCAGGAGCCGGTCGCGCTGGCCGAGCGCGAGGAAGTCGTCGCGGATCTCGGCCAGCGCGGCGGGCAGGGCGGGGGAGCCGGTCATCGAGCGGGCAGCTCCCCGGGCTCGGCGCCCTGCACGAT
This is a stretch of genomic DNA from Clavibacter zhangzhiyongii. It encodes these proteins:
- a CDS encoding ribonuclease D; this translates as MNAPSDIPDPESAAPVRDSPAAAPPAVPLGRPAMGASLFSDVPGSTATDAVAARSRTRTRTRREPVEDVQPAPAPADGAPAADPTVDSPRAPRSARRASTAPAAATPREEQAAAASSDAAAPPRAPLREAAATGDLTVIDTREEYLRAVEAIAGGTGPVAVDAERASGFRYSQRAYLIQVFRRGAGTFLFDPPAVGDFSELDDVIRDVEWVLHAASQDLACLREVGLDPQRIFDTELASRLLGLPRVGLGTVVEELLGIHLAKEHSAADWSTRPLPRAWLVYAALDVELLVDVRDEIARRLEEQGKSGIAEQEFQATIAKEAKPARVEPWRRLSGLHGVRGGRNLAVAKELWEARDAYAREVDTSPGRLVPDGSLVAVARVLPQSKRDLAAVREFSGRASRSEIDRWWAAVERGLAATEFPQLRGTGETMPPPKAWADKDPAADRRLKRARVAVQEVASSMSVPQENLLTPEVLRRVAWTPPADLAPEAVAEALASWGARPWQIEATAAPVAAAFVDADQADDATDDGAS
- a CDS encoding DUF3000 domain-containing protein gives rise to the protein MVETRDSPEDPPEFRAALDALRRATTRSELVLTEIPSPSSGLAPYAVALAADVSPSGHASDSELGTGRFILLHDPEEPDAWGGSFRIVCFAQAPLETDMGTDPFLADVAWSWLVDGLASRGARYSAPSGTATRIISTGYGELARQGSGAKIELRASWTPADADVTAHVEGWGELLCMLAGLPPAGEGVTLLSARRTRT
- a CDS encoding dihydrofolate reductase family protein, yielding MDDDRTRDWLEDLYRPASATHVRLNFVASVDGSVTGADGSSDSLSSAVDRRILGVIRELADVVLVGAGTVRAERYVLPRRTPLAVATSTGDLDGHRFDPDAADGRLLVLCPPEARDRAVATLGGVPAEIVPVPLGAAADGRLGGDDVIAALAGRGLAHVVCEGGPALAASLLAAGRVDELCLTTSPELVTPLTPLVPAGSGVHAAMSLEQLLVDDDHRTYARWAVRRA
- a CDS encoding SufE family protein is translated as MTGSPALPAALAEIRDDFLALGQRDRLLLLLDFSNELPELPPRYAEHPDLLERVEECQSPVFMFVEVVDGDVHVHAQAPAEAPTSRGFASILAQGLDGLPADEVLAVPDDYPSTIGLDAAVSPLRMRGMTAMLGRVKRQVRERLAG